One stretch of Kogia breviceps isolate mKogBre1 chromosome 18, mKogBre1 haplotype 1, whole genome shotgun sequence DNA includes these proteins:
- the NECAB2 gene encoding N-terminal EF-hand calcium-binding protein 2 isoform X3, with translation MGDYEDVLASLETLNHSVLKAMGYTKKVYEGGSNVDQFVTRFLLKETANQIQSLLSSVESAVEAIEEQTSQIRQDHSKPSHSVVETWSGSSTPLYAHNHTLTAVEQGKSFPLVTSDSKEEGLEAQISRLAGLIGRLESKTLWFDLQQHLSDEEGTNMHLQLVRQEMAVCPEQLAEFLDSLRQYLRGTAGARNCFHIAAVRLADGVTFVVYEFWETEEKWNMHLQSPVCKAFRHVKVDTLSQPEALSRISVPAAWCTLGRA, from the exons GTGTATGAGGGTGGGAGCAACGTGGACCAGTTTGTGACACGCTTCCTCCTGAAGGAGACGGCCAACCAGATCCAGTCCCTGCTGAGCTCGGTGGAGAGTGCGGTGGAGGCCATCGAAGAGCAGACCAGCCAGATCCG ACAGGACCACAGCAAACCGAGCCACAGCGTGGTGgagacctggtccgggagctccactcccctctacgcccacaacCACACGCTCACGGCCGTGGAGCAAGGGAAGAGCTTCCCGCTTG TCACCTCAGACTCCAAGGAGGAGGGCCTGGAAGCCCAGATCAGCAGGTTGGCGGGGCTGATAGGACGGCTGGAGAGCAAG ACCCTTTGGTTTGACCTCCAGCAGCATCTCTCGGATGAAGAAGGCACCAATATG CATCTGCAGCTGGTCCGGCAGGAGATGGCCGTGTGCCCTGAGCAGCTGGCCGAGTTCCTGGACTCCCTGCGTCAGTACCTGAGGGGCACCGCCGGAGCCAGGAACTGCTTCCA CATCGCTGCCGTGAGGCTGGCGGACGGCGTCACCTTCGTGGTCTACGAGTTCTGGGAGACGGAGGAGAAGTGGAACAT GCACCTGCAGAGCCCTGTGTGCAAGGCGTTCCGGCACGTCAAGGTGGACACGCTGAGCCAGCCCGAGGCCCTCTCCCGGATCTCCGTGCCAG ctgCCTGGTGCACCCTGGGCCGCGCCTGA